In the genome of Dickeya fangzhongdai, one region contains:
- a CDS encoding transcriptional regulator, with amino-acid sequence MSLIFGQNEIMSMLSAPVHNDRRAIAVIDDKCKILCANSAFNAHFGLRTGATTPASIDEVLPVNVRFAYQDFMTNNDLLSTHVAWDLLSDGFAKKPLSTLSFSKLNVEDRVLSLLILNQDDGDITTTMAS; translated from the coding sequence ATGAGTCTGATATTTGGGCAGAATGAGATCATGAGTATGTTAAGCGCCCCTGTTCACAATGATAGACGAGCGATCGCAGTCATTGATGACAAATGCAAGATACTCTGCGCGAATTCCGCATTTAATGCACATTTTGGCTTGCGCACCGGCGCCACAACGCCGGCTTCCATTGACGAAGTGCTCCCGGTGAATGTGCGGTTCGCGTATCAGGATTTCATGACCAACAACGATCTGCTCAGTACACATGTCGCCTGGGATCTCCTGTCTGACGGGTTTGCCAAAAAGCCGCTCAGTACGCTGTCGTTTTCCAAGTTGAATGTGGAAGATCGGGTATTGTCGCTGTTAATCCTCAACCAGGATGATGGCGACATCACCACGACCATGGCGTCATGA